The Syntrophobacterales bacterium genome has a segment encoding these proteins:
- the dprA gene encoding DNA-processing protein DprA — MDRETLKYWLALRAVEDVGCVGFRTLLKAFHAPRGVFSASGQTLRVIPGIGPKTADNIRSFSSWGKIEQELDLAEKAGVEIIVCTDPRYPHNLLNIYDYPPFLYVKGSLIPDDVCVAVVGSRVASVYGRYTTEKLSRELAMKGVTVVSGLARGIDAAAHRGALAGKGRTIAVLGTGIDTIYPPENVKLAEQISENGVLVTEFSLGTPPNAPNFPSRNRIISGISYGVVVVEAGEKSGSLITARIASEQGRSVFAVPGEFGASGSRGTNHLIKQGATLLEGIDDILEEIMPQAGFFRPDTGELPPSLPAQQPLAGSDKAMSQGAKERLASPAENPTITDGESRLLSLLSSRPLDINTLIEKSGLSARAVQNSLLTLELSGLIKQLPGKNYSLKES; from the coding sequence ATGGACAGGGAGACGTTAAAATACTGGCTCGCGCTCAGGGCTGTTGAGGATGTCGGCTGCGTGGGTTTTCGCACGCTGCTTAAAGCCTTTCACGCGCCGCGGGGGGTGTTTTCGGCCTCCGGGCAGACGCTCAGGGTAATCCCCGGCATTGGCCCCAAAACGGCCGATAATATCCGCTCGTTTTCATCCTGGGGAAAGATTGAACAGGAGCTGGACCTCGCCGAAAAAGCGGGCGTAGAAATAATCGTCTGCACGGACCCCCGCTATCCCCATAACCTTTTAAATATATACGATTACCCGCCTTTTCTCTACGTCAAGGGTTCGCTCATTCCGGATGATGTCTGCGTGGCGGTTGTCGGCTCCCGGGTCGCCTCTGTTTACGGCCGCTACACGACGGAAAAACTGAGCCGCGAGTTGGCCATGAAAGGGGTTACGGTGGTAAGCGGTCTGGCGCGCGGGATAGACGCCGCCGCGCACCGGGGCGCCCTCGCCGGCAAGGGTCGGACAATTGCCGTTCTCGGTACGGGAATCGACACGATATATCCGCCGGAAAACGTCAAGCTTGCCGAGCAGATCAGCGAAAACGGGGTGCTTGTTACCGAATTTTCGCTGGGTACGCCGCCCAATGCCCCCAATTTTCCCTCCCGGAACAGGATCATCAGCGGGATTTCGTACGGAGTTGTTGTTGTGGAGGCCGGGGAGAAAAGCGGCTCGCTGATTACGGCCAGAATCGCCTCCGAACAGGGGCGTTCTGTTTTTGCCGTGCCGGGGGAATTCGGGGCCTCGGGTTCGCGGGGGACGAATCATCTGATCAAGCAGGGGGCGACGCTGCTCGAGGGCATCGATGACATTCTTGAGGAAATCATGCCCCAGGCCGGGTTTTTCCGGCCGGATACGGGTGAATTGCCTCCCTCGCTGCCGGCGCAACAACCGCTCGCCGGGTCTGACAAAGCCATGAGCCAGGGAGCGAAAGAAAGGCTCGCTTCGCCTGCGGAAAATCCGACCATCACCGATGGCGAAAGCCGGCTGCTCTCATTGCTTTCTTCAAGGCCGCTTGACATCAATACGCTTATTGAAAAATCCGGTCTGTCCGCCCGGGCCGTACAAAATTCACTACTTACTCTCGAGCTGTCCGGTTTGATCAAGCAGCTTCCCGGCAAGAATTATTCACTTAAGGAGTCATAA
- a CDS encoding type II toxin-antitoxin system HicB family antitoxin: MNAMKYKGYAARIEYDAYDRIFVGHLVGIRDIVGFHGASVEELETAFHEAVDNYLAACTRLGQQPNKPVSGKILLRVPSEIHSAAIMAAESEGKSLNQWAAHVLAEAANCS, encoded by the coding sequence ATGAACGCTATGAAATACAAAGGATATGCAGCTCGTATCGAGTATGATGCCTATGACCGCATATTTGTAGGTCATCTGGTCGGTATACGTGACATCGTGGGGTTTCACGGAGCGTCTGTTGAAGAGCTTGAAACCGCATTCCATGAGGCAGTTGACAATTATCTTGCTGCTTGCACCAGACTGGGACAACAACCCAATAAACCGGTTTCCGGCAAGATATTGCTGCGAGTGCCGTCTGAAATTCATTCTGCAGCTATAATGGCGGCCGAAAGCGAGGGCAAAAGCCTCAACCAGTGGGCCGCTCATGTTTTGGCCGAGGCTGCGAACTGCAGTTGA
- a CDS encoding type II toxin-antitoxin system HicA family toxin, producing the protein MNGKHRKTLEAIFTNPVDGNIKWSRIEALFVAVGCVVEEGSGSSVTFEKSGRRAYFHRPHPQKESLRYRVTDARHFLESIGVKP; encoded by the coding sequence ATGAATGGCAAACACAGGAAAACCCTTGAAGCCATATTTACCAACCCCGTCGACGGAAACATTAAATGGTCGAGGATAGAGGCGTTGTTCGTTGCCGTTGGATGTGTTGTTGAGGAGGGTTCCGGTTCTTCCGTTACCTTTGAGAAAAGCGGAAGACGGGCATACTTCCATCGCCCTCATCCTCAAAAAGAGTCGTTGCGATACCGGGTGACAGACGCCAGGCATTTTCTTGAATCTATCGGAGTAAAGCCATGA
- a CDS encoding iron ABC transporter permease — protein sequence MKKQGAILSPTLIAIVGFLTVCPILMLALGSFSEGLGAFGTLTTAKYVSAYTDPEFAKIIINTVIFTLGSAFVATALALFLAYLNTRTNVPFKFLFQIISLVPMMVPHILFAVSWALLLNPTNGMLNIFLRQILGFDAISLNIYTLKGMILVEGLLDLPIAYLVIAPAMSSFDVSLEESSRVCGASNWRTLFRITLPVLRPAILAAATLVIVRSMASFAVPSVIGMPGRIYVLATHIYRVVATGYATDYGLAAAVGMSALVASITLIFVYRRLTKEGEKYVTVTSRGYRPSTIYLKGARYPLFGIVGILSFILIVLPVAVLFYTSLIPYSMAPSAKAFASMSWRHYLAVLNDPVSLLSLKNSLLLGVGGATLGMVLSFFVAYTIVKIRSKASGFLESLSFLSFSFPGIVVGIGFMWFFVQTPLYSTIWALLIGYIATYLPYGIRPLTSAFVQIHGNLEESSRVCGGGPLYTMRRIVLPLLVPGIVSGWILMATMFVRELSLSVVLSRPGTEVLAVQILRFAEDGLWGRLSALGILMIFISTTLVLTASLIGKRLTKI from the coding sequence ATGAAAAAACAAGGGGCGATCCTCTCGCCGACGCTGATTGCAATAGTGGGTTTCCTGACGGTTTGCCCGATTCTAATGCTTGCCCTCGGGAGCTTCAGCGAGGGGCTCGGCGCCTTTGGAACCTTGACGACGGCGAAGTATGTCAGCGCCTATACAGACCCTGAATTTGCAAAAATAATAATCAATACGGTCATCTTTACCCTTGGCTCGGCCTTTGTCGCGACGGCGCTCGCGCTCTTTCTGGCCTATCTGAACACCCGGACCAATGTTCCGTTCAAGTTTCTTTTCCAGATCATCTCGCTTGTGCCGATGATGGTTCCCCATATCCTGTTTGCCGTGAGCTGGGCGCTGCTGCTTAACCCGACCAACGGGATGCTCAATATCTTTCTCCGCCAGATATTGGGGTTTGATGCGATATCGTTGAACATTTACACCTTGAAGGGGATGATTCTTGTGGAGGGACTCCTCGATCTGCCGATTGCCTACCTGGTCATCGCCCCGGCGATGTCGTCTTTTGACGTCTCGCTGGAGGAATCGTCCCGGGTCTGCGGCGCTTCGAACTGGCGGACGCTCTTTCGGATTACCCTCCCGGTGCTGCGTCCGGCGATCCTGGCCGCCGCGACGCTGGTTATTGTCCGCAGCATGGCCTCGTTTGCCGTTCCTTCCGTAATCGGCATGCCGGGGAGGATATACGTGCTGGCGACGCACATTTATCGTGTTGTGGCAACTGGTTACGCGACAGATTACGGTTTGGCGGCGGCAGTCGGGATGAGCGCCCTGGTCGCGTCGATTACGCTGATTTTTGTATATCGGCGCTTAACGAAAGAGGGAGAAAAATACGTGACGGTCACCAGCCGCGGCTACCGTCCGAGCACGATCTACCTCAAAGGGGCGCGCTATCCGCTTTTCGGGATTGTTGGAATTCTTTCATTTATTCTGATAGTTTTGCCAGTTGCGGTGCTCTTCTACACATCCTTGATCCCCTATTCAATGGCGCCGAGCGCGAAGGCGTTTGCCAGCATGAGCTGGAGGCACTACTTGGCGGTGCTGAACGATCCGGTTTCGCTTCTTTCCCTGAAAAACAGCCTGCTGCTCGGGGTCGGAGGGGCGACCCTCGGCATGGTACTTTCGTTTTTTGTCGCCTATACAATCGTTAAAATAAGGTCAAAAGCCTCCGGATTTCTTGAATCGCTGAGTTTTCTCTCCTTTTCGTTTCCCGGTATAGTCGTCGGAATCGGCTTCATGTGGTTTTTTGTGCAGACGCCCCTCTATTCGACGATCTGGGCGCTTTTGATCGGCTATATCGCGACGTATCTTCCCTACGGAATCAGGCCGCTTACCAGCGCCTTTGTCCAGATCCACGGAAACCTCGAGGAATCATCACGCGTCTGCGGCGGCGGCCCGCTCTACACGATGCGGAGAATCGTTCTGCCGCTTCTGGTTCCGGGAATTGTTTCGGGATGGATTTTGATGGCAACGATGTTTGTCCGGGAACTGAGTCTTTCCGTTGTCCTGTCCCGCCCCGGCACGGAGGTGCTTGCCGTTCAGATACTGCGATTTGCCGAAGACGGCCTCTGGGGAAGATTGTCAGCCCTGGGCATACTGATGATCTTCATTTCGACGACGCTGGTGCTCACTGCCTCGCTGATTGGCAAGCGGCTGACAAAGATTTGA